In the genome of Daucus carota subsp. sativus chromosome 9, DH1 v3.0, whole genome shotgun sequence, the window ctggagtaggggtgagtggactccaattgttgagttagccaccgcgaaccaggataaaatctcgtgtgtcgtattactcttacattgctTCCGCACACATAAACTGCCTATACTCTCGATCAAAGCTATTCAAAAGggggataaattttattacaccacatcaatttttaaattggtgattaagctattcaaccccccccttctagcttaaattACACTTTATCGGGACCTAACACCTTCGCACATAAATTATGATTCGCTTtatatttgtgtaaaatataaattaggaTTTTGACCTTTTAATTGGATAGTTAAAAgttaataaaatttgtatactaattaattttataattaataacttgacAATATATGTGATATCTCAATTTTAACTTAACCGTGGTTATGGATAATGAGGGTAAGTtttcttaatataattttttaaagttacttgCATTGTCCTGcaataaatatactattatgattaaattgaaaaagaacatgattaatatactattatgattaaattgaaaaaaaacatgATTGTTGTACAGtctttttgataattaagtCTTTTTGAAATAGTATTGGTGACGAAGAAAGAAATtgttttagtaattaattatttttaccgacaattttaacttttttctgCTAATCATAAAAGTGAGGAGTCAAATCAGTAATTAAGATTTGGTTGTTGGAAAGAACAGGCTGAAGATAAGGGGACTAAAGGCTAATCAGTTGAACATTGACAAATTGaaactatactccctccgtttctttttttttttcttgtttgtgatgtcggtactgttcataacatgagacaaattactaatttacatctaatctataaaactaaatatagtcatgagtgatcttgttagattcgtgttcacaagtactttaatacagtgaagtttttatatttaatactattacgaaatgaaagatattaacgatcaaaaatgtgtattggcaaacgtgaaaagtacaaacatgaaaagtatttagagacagagggagtacaattcAGTGATCCACATTAAATGGCGACCTCATGATGCTACGCTAGAAAAGTTCTTTTTATCTGTGTGAAATTTTACCATTTTTCCGTACATAAAATTCATTCCTTTTTTATTATAAGAACGTTTAAACTGCTAGTTTTATCGTCGAAATATTTGGgaatttttctgaataatcaCATTACTTAAAATGAGAATGGTGGGGCTttaattggaaaaaaataaCAGTATGATGCCCACCAACTTTTCCTCCTACCTATTGCATTGCATTCCAAAATGTGATGATTCATCAACACACTTGAGAGGAGAATATTTTGTTGTCAAACGTTTTTGCATCACACTTCTGATTCCAAGTGGAAATTAGTCGAACGTAAAATAGTCATTTTCCGGGCGCACAAAACTCCCGCATCAAATTCAACTACGGCCAAAAATCGATATCTGAAGAAAACTGATTGTAAAGGGAAAAAgttcatttaaataaatatatgaaaacaatGTAAAAATGACCTCCCCAGTCTGCTATAGTTTCTTACACGAGTGTTCTGTTCTCTAATCATAAGGGTTGTCTTGCACTAATAGTCCACTAGATTCAGAAGCACATTGAACATACATCTACAGAAAATTTGACCATCCTTTTGAAGCAACTCAAAACAGTTTTCGCTTTTGATGCAGTGAAGATGAAGGCAAGAAAGTATGCAAGCTTACATGTGCCAAATAATTTATGGAAGCCACTAGCTAACGCTTTTGTCGTTGCTGGACTTGTTCCAATTGCATGGTCCGAATATCTCTTCCATCATGTTGCATGTGGGTAGCAGATCAAAAGATGTCATGAGACCAACTGGATATGTTACATCCCAAACCTTGGATTCACAGGACTCCAATGCATACTGAGGGCCAAACTTATCAGTAGAGCCATGACCGAtctcatctaatattttttcaCCAGCACTGTTGACCATGGTTCCTTGTAAAGGCACCCTCTCATCACTTGGATGATCGGAGCCGGTCACACAAGGCTGTATGGACTCGCATGAGTCCTCTCGGACATCCAGTAACTCCTTGTTAAAGCTTCCAAGAGATTTAGCCAAGTTATGAGGTATGTGATCAACCCTGTGATCATCCAGAGAATATTCACTCTTCCCCTTCGAGGAGTGATATCTTCCCTCCATATTATCGGTAGCATCCGGCTCACCAAATTGCAGTCTATCATCACCATTGTCATCAATGTCATGTTCATCACCGTCATCATTATCATCGCCATTACCATCGCTGCTGCTGTCATCGTCATATTCATTTTGGGAATCATCTCCATGGTCAACTCGCACATCTTGATCAAAAGATATAGCTGCTAATTTTTCATCTTCTCTTTCCATCCCAAAGGGTCCTCCAACTTGCCTCCACTCATCATCGTCACTGTCAATGTCCAACCAGCTCGACCTGTTCTGAGCAGCCCGCCTTCGAAGCATAAACACATTAAAATAATAACTGACAAGTTCTTTCTTACTTCGAGTAGGAAATGCCAAAGACAAATGCACCCAGAAATTTCTTCCATGTGACACTGGATTGGAGTAAACCACCTCATGAAACAtttgttcttcttcttcagtCCATCTATATGCTACCTCCTCCCCCATCTCGAGGAACCCCAAATCCACGAATTTCCCAAGTCCAATCGCTTCTTTTAACTCTTCTCGTGCTTCATTCACATGCTGCTGCACACATCTAACAGAGCCACCATCCAAACAGCTGCACTCCAGCTTTTTACCTATAGTCTTACCAAGGACATCTGAAGATTCCAGCTCAGGCATAGGAATGACAGAAGATCCCACAAATGGCTTTCTGGTGTAGTCAGTATTGACGTCAGTAAAACCAATGGAATAGTTTTCAGCAAGCGTGGGGTCCCATACTGGGACATCAGCTTGATGATCTGGTCCAATAGGAACTTCTTTTCTCGGAGCAGAATTCAACAAAGATGAGTATGTATCCTCAAACTGAATAACACTGCGCCTTGGGAAACTGAATTCGAATAATTCCGGAAAAACAGATGAGTACAACACTGTCCGCGATCCCATATCTTCCTCCATAGTACTACTGATCCCCCATGAACCAGGAGCCCTCGGCTTGAACTCCTTGTCGTTAAATTCTGATTGAGCATTACTAACATTATCTTTGGAGTGAGAACCAGAAACGTTTACTAGAACATCACCTATGGCATAAAATTAATAACATGagcataataaaatatgaaaaaaaccaCCGACTCAACACAGAGAAATGTCCTCAATGTATCACTCATACCACATGTCTTCTCTATGAAAATTTACCTGGAATGTCAGCTTTCTGAGAAGCGCCATAAGGATGATTAGTTTCTGGTGGTGAGGTTGCATGCTCAGTGTAGTTAAGTTGTTTTGGGTGCTTAAAGAACAATTCCTGTAAACCCTCCTCATCAAAAGAGCGTTTCTGTCCCATTTTGGCCTGCAAGTTAGTAACAGAAATTTTAAGAACAGAATTTATCGAACATTATAATACGCACCTTGACAATAACCAGAATTGCTTGTTTTAATCTATTTGTGCAAGGAACCAAACTACAATAAATATCCGACAGTAGATGCAGATGGAACAAAAAAATTGTACAAGCTAGCACAAACGTAAAACAAATACAACACTACTCATAATATGATTCCACCGAACGTTAGTTGAAACTTAAACTACCAACCCTCATTTATTAATAGGCAGAAAATATATTCCACACTATAAGCCTCTGAACTACATCTCGAAGCATAATGCCATCATACCCTGCTTCCACATAATGTAATAATGATGAACAATTGTGAACTTATTACGTCAATACTTTACTtagttagcaaaaaaaaaaagcggaAATAACCCCTAAGCTATTACTAACTTGCAAcggtataaataataaaaagctATAACCAAAGCAAATTGTTTTTGGGAAAAATGACCCCTTTAAATGTATCCATCATTAAATAAATTTCTCAAAGCTTCATTCAATGCAATCGTTGGGCGCATTAGACGACAGGGGGCATTATACGACAACGAACACTTCCAAAGCTAGGCTAATATTCATAGATAATAACCAACTACAAGATAAACTTAAAAAATCACTAAAAGATACTGGGCAGGACTGAGTCTGAGTGTAAAATTCAGCTGAAAAAAATcatgtgaattaattaacatAGTTACAGCTAGTAGTACCTCAAACCCAattcattaatcattaacaAACACATAAGattacaaaaaacaaaaatccccaaattaaaAACAGAGCcctaaccctagcttctaaaatTGGGGGAAAACAACAGAATTGCAAATAATAATGACATAAAATCTAAATTAAGGAAGAAACATACCGAAACCCTCAATCAATTAACAAATCAAAAGGCTTCAGACCACCTTCACAAAccctaaaaaaaatcaaaagtcaAAGCTCACAACTTTCTTTAAAGTAGCCGAATAGAACACAAATTAACCCTATACCCATCAAATAAACATAACCGATCGAAAGATTTCAAGGCTATTAAGATCTAAATCGGAAAAAAATCAAACCCTAACCCTAGAATCGTGACTAATTCACGGCGAGAAACAAAAGAGGGCTCAATCGAGAGAGAATTGATCAAATAGAAAGAATATATACATCGATTGATGATTGATGTAGCGGATTGACAGAGATCTGGGTTTGATTGAGAGAGATTATTATAGATCGTGAGATACGGGTTGGGTGTTTATGTAATCAAGGGAGGATCCGAAAAGGAAACGGGTTGTCCACGTGACAATAATTCTAGCGAAAAAGCCGGCCCGATTGcacgttttattttattttttttgagttaTAATTACTGGAATTTGAGTTGACTAGTGCCGTGTGAATGTCAGTTTTCGGATGTTGGATTTTGTGGGCCTGACATGTCagagttttaattttaataaataatttcagaccgtattatcaaaaaaataataataataatttcagaCCGTctctcatattttttataactggataattttaaattttctataaaatatgattttgtaatttagtttaatatttacaaacaaaattaaatatcataatttttcagaagaaaaaaagtgtaatataatttataaatttttataggaatcataagagcatctccaacggcgttggctataatcgttggctaaattggacatgtaagacaatatgtaaaatttgctgaacctgcaaatttaaaaatagtattggttggctataatttaaaaatagtatgttattaatattttaaattgttaaaatagaatatatcagttcaatatggtaataaatgatgtacaatctttctacaaattttcttacagacatgcagaggttcgacaaatttagccatccataggaggttggctaaatttatagacacaggtgagcatggttggagttgagtttttggagctgttggctaaatttttttattttaagtaagccaaCTCAACTTTTAGCCAAAagctttagatggttggagatgctctaaaataGATGTCAAGCACCCTTCCAACCCAGAAGAAAAAAggacatataattttattttatcgagttggcttacatatatattatcttgGAAGAGTTTTTAcccggatcatattatatttctaaCGCTATTTTTGTTTAAAGTGAGGAACCAAAATTGAAGCTAGTATGCAGCAATGTAAGATCCTTCTAAGAAGTCGCCTGCATTACCGCTAAACAGTATGCATTATTAATCGTTGATGTTTCCATACATTTAACTATGTAATTGAGAAGAACTAGGACATGAATCCATCACAGTTTATATTTTTTGCTCTTATCTGCGCCAGCAGTCTTTTAAGATGAAGCCAGGAAGTTCTTGAACCAATGGGCCGAGTCCTTGGCATACCTCTTAAGGTTGTCTTTATAATCAACATAGTACAGACCAAACCTTGAGGTGTATCCAGATGTCCATTCCCAGTTATCTAGTAGAGACCACGCAAAGTATCCCTTCACATTGCACCCATCTTCCCTGCACCGAGACATATCAGCAGCGCGTTTTTTAGTAAGGGGATGTGTACTGCAATTGTCGAAAGTATGTATACTAAAGTACATTTGGTCCCAAGTCCAGGGATGCAATTTGCAAATAACTCTTTTTTTAAATGTCTTAGAGCATGTCCATTGGACCataagttctattttagcaccaaaaaccactttttggtttcaaattataacaatagctacatctattttaacatcaccattggacttgctcttacttgATAGAAGCTAGTAAATTCGTCAAATAGTTGTTGAGGTATTGGATTCTCTTCTCGTCCTTTAGAGCATTCTTGATGGGCATAGTAGGGATATTTTGATCATCCATCCCTAGTAGAACAATGAAACAGAAAACACGGATTTAAGACCTTATGCTCTGATCTAGAATTGTCCAAATTTGTTTCGGTTAACTGGTTTACTTGTATGAAGTCTATAGACTATTGAGTACTAGGTGCTTTGTAGTTTTGAGGAGAGTTACCATTTTCAGTGATTATGACCAGAGGATTGCCGTATCTTGTCTTGACATAATTCATTAGGCTTCTGATGCCATGAGGTACTATGTATAACCATTTAGAATGTGCCTGCGGTTCAAGGTAACACCATAAACAAGCTCCATGATTTTCTACATCAAAAGCTACATGTACACGTTTGAAATTTGAAGTATGCTATCactataattatatatctaCAGGTTACATACCCGATCACCTATAGGTTTCCCGTTTCTGAATgctgaaaatgaaaataaagcatTTCAAGGATTATATTTCGCATAATGGTCACTAGggtttaataataatatgatgattGATATAAGCCTATAAGGTAATTATGTGCAGAGATGtggatttaattttattaattagaaCAAAATGGTGAAAATTTGGAAAACATACGTAGGGTAACAGCACCACTGTCTGGCATTGTATCATTATGTACAGAGCCAGTGCTGTTATTTAGTTTGTTCTTGGCATACCAAGTTGTATAGTGATTTATGCCGACAAAATCCAGGCTACCCTTGAGAAGAGTGGACTCAGATGTGGAAAATTTAGGTAATCTGCTTCCTAGTCTGGTCCTCATTGAGTATGGATAATCTCCGAACATTAAAGGGTCAAGGAACCTGCAATTAGTGTAAAAATTCCAGAATGAGCATTCTATAGAAGTCAGTCTCTGTAGAAACTCACGTACTGTCCAGCAAGAGAATATTTGTAATATGAAAAAGTTCTTCTATATTGCTCTAATTTACGGAGAAGATCTAACCAGCCCAAGTAAAACTCCATTGCTCGTTGTGTAGCATGTATGTCTTCTGGCGAGTTTGTTGCAGGTTCATACCAAAAACTATCTAGGGTTATCCCTACCGATCCTTGTTGCTTTCCCTATAAATGAAGAAAACACAATGTTCAAATATTTCTATTATACAACTAAATAAAGAACAGTCAAATATAAAATGGCCAAAGTCTTGTGAATTTTGATCCCCCACGGCATGTAGTTATAATGCAGTAGCTGCAATCTGCAGTAATGTGTTGTTTACCTTGTACTTTTTTCTGTATATATCCATGGCAGCTGCATGTGCAAGAAGAACATGGTGACCAGGTATATAACGTTCTGTCTCAGAGTTTCCTGCCCTAGGAGCCTGGAGGCCAACAATATCCTCGTATGTTGCAAAATTGTGCGGCTCATTGAACGTTATCCAATTCTTCACTCTGTCACCAAATTTCTGGAAGCAGGTCTCGGCATATGTGGCAAAGTCATTTCTACAAAACAGCCAAAGATACATTCAACTTTAATCAGgcaataagagcatctccaatggttggcACCCTTTAAGGGGTGCCAAATGTAGATGTATCATATGAGTATACAAGTATATAACCAGAGCAGGTGAAGATTGTTTACATTATTCGAGAGCTGAGCCAACCTTGGTACTTGTCTGCTAGTGCCAGAGGTAAATCCCAATGGTAAAGGGTGACATATGGTTCAATTCCTGTACATTTTATTTCATATGAATTTAGTCTCTTCTGTTTCTGCATAACTTTAGACCATTCTTATGTCGAAAAGGAACCACAAAACGTCAATCATTTATCTTTTATTTACTATACAGTATGCAGTTCTCATTCAAGATTACCATTAGCTAGCAATGCATTGATCAAATTATTGTAATGATCGACACCCGCCTGATTCATCTGTCCACTTCCATCTGgcaatataaacaaaataattttcttatggATCCACTGCAATAGTTCATATCACTGGTTAGCAGTCTAAGGAGATAAAAGGCATAATTAaattctagaaaaaaaaatgataaacgAACAATGAAAGACACTCACCCGGGAAAATCCTAGACCAAGCAATTGAAAACCGGTAAGCATCCATACCCATATCTTTCATAAGTTTAATATCATCCTGTTTACAAAATTAGCTTCATCAGCACTATATTAAATGCTTAGCAACTAGAAGTAGGATAAGTAGGACGGGTAGACTTACATGGAAGCGATGATACTGATCCACAGCAACATCAGCGTTACTAGAATCAATCACCTTTCCTGCAAAGTTATCTTCAGTCAGAATTCAGTACCATGTCTCCATAAAGGAACTAGATCATAGCTGGCTATGAACTTTTCAATATTttcattcttcatttcattATATTAATGTAAAAGCATATTGTCTGTTGATATAATATTTAGATATCAGATGATTGTGCTTCACGCAATAGTCAAGTGTCTACTCGCTCATGGTACTTAAGGTTTTCACACGAACATAAGAGCTAAAAAATTTTAGGTTTTCTTTAGCTCTACGCATTGCAGCTATATGTACCAACACTCTGCAGTATCAGTGACTCTTAATACAAATTAAATAGTAGTATTAGCGATATGTAAGTGAAGTTTACCAGTTGAATGTGCAAGTTTGTCCCAGATGGTCTGTCCCCTTCCGTCCTCCTTCACTGCTCCTTCATACTGCACAAAACACAAGGGTCGAGATAGTAATGCACATGTGTAACCTTAATGTGTGATTTTATAACATCAGCCAAAATGTGCATTAATCGCATAAAAACCAGGTTGTTTTTTTAGGCATTACTATAATGCATACGTATCAGGTGATCTGCACATGTGAGTTGCAGGATTGAAGTTTTAACGCGTTTGAGATGAACTGTAAAATGCAAGTTGAATTTTAAGGCCACATATTTGCGCAGAAAAATAGACCATGATACTCATCACACTTATGTGCACTCTCCTTACATTCAGCAATATGCGTGGTTCtttctgttttatttttttttgaatatccgCATCAATTCTGGTATTATCGGTCCTCTTAACTTTCAATACAACCTTGAATGAAAAATAGTAAATCATTCTTTTTCAGTAGAGTCTATTAAGCTCTGAAGCACAAAAAACGCCTTAAACAATATACGAAACCACATACTGTTAGATCAAGTCTGTGAGTACAATGTGAGTGCTGAATGCGGATGAAAAAATATAGAGAAAGGCAAGAATGCAGAGGCAGACCTGATAGGCAGAAGAGGCAGTTCCGAAAATGAAACCCTTCGGAAAGCTTGATCTTTTGATAACAATGCTAGCATTATTAGCTGCTAAACAAACTTCCCAAAGATAAAGTAGCCCAACAAGGAAAACCAGAGACATGCATCTTTTAAGCCTCaacatatttttttgatttgcATACAATTCCAAGTGTGTTTAACTTAAACACTTAATCTGTGCATGAAAGCACAGATATTGTGTTGGAGAAGAGTGGAAAGATAGGCAACCTCACTAGTGAGCAAAGAACAGAAAATTTGATTGTGAATAAATAGAGTTGATATAAGGATATTTGTGTAAATTCACAGTTTTTTCTGTACAAGATTGAGAAATAATTGGCACTTGATCCGAGGTTCATACTCTATCTGATTCTGAATGAAATTAATTGTTTTCAACATTTCTGTCATCAGTATTTACATAGATATCCTCCTGTTTTTTactacaaatttcacaatttataTAGTTCAAACAAATTCTTACTCATATAGTATTTTTagggaaaaaaagagagaagagaATGACAACTATAAAGAGGAAATAACAATAATCGAGAAAAAAGATTGGTAAGTAAAGATCAGTCAATATTTAGGCCCCTGCTATAATTTAACTTGGtgtcaaagaatatcatagaGTTTAACAGAATGTGAAGTATGGTCCCTCTGGTGGAAATAGAAATCTGGTTTCTTTTACATCAGCTTACCAAAAGTAGATGGATTTGCCAGTGACTGGCTGCAGTTCATTTTGGTATTTACAGAAAATTTGTAGAGAATGCTGTGTTGTTTGTTTGCACTGCGAGAAGGGTAAACTGAAATCCCGGCTGAGTTGAAAAAGTAAAATTAACGAAAATTAGGTGAATTTTTTGCAGTTATGCATTTTAACCTCGACttgtttaatattttggttCCACAACTGTTCACAAATGATGTTTGTTAAGGTTCAGTGGGCACATTTGGCATAGGGATCACAAGTGAGACGCCAATTATGTAATCAATTAATCTATAGAATCTTTCAATTTGTAACATAGAATAAAAGAAATATCAACTGTAATTAGTTGATGTGGACTAACCGATCCACGACGTAATAAATAAATGGTAGTGTAGTTCTAGTAACATGATGACAATTGACATTGAGATGTCTGAATGGAATATGGAGCTGTATGATGTATCTTCACCGGCACTGCAGTCTATGCGGAGGCCAAGAAGTTCTTGAACCACTGAACTGAGTCCTTAGCATGCCTCTTGAGCTTGTCTTTATAATCAACATAATAGAGACCAAATCTTGAGGTGTATCCAGCTGCCCATTCCCAGTTATCTAGTAGAGACCACACGAAGTATCCCTTCACATTGCAGCCATCCTCACTGCAGAGTGCAGAGCAGACGTATACAGTTTCAGCTAAACTTCAGGATAATTTCTTCGTGCATAGGTACATGTACTTACTATTTATGCACTCTACGTTTATAGCTAGTAGTGTTTACAATGGCTTACTTGATGGAGGCTAGTAAATTCGTCAAATAGTCGTTGTGGTATTGTATTCTCTTCTCATCCTTTAGCGCGTCCTTAATGGATGTAAAAGGGCTATTTGAATCATCCATTCCTAGTAGGACACAGATACAGAGAACAAAGATTATAGGTCTTAAGCTACATCCATCACAATTTGTTTTAGTTATCTAGTTTACTAATATAAAGTGTATGGATTAGTAAGAATTTCGAGAAAAATTCCCTTTCAATGCTAAAGTACTCAGAGATTTGAGAATATTTACCATTTTCAGTTATTATGACTGGAGGATTCCCGTATCTTGTCTTCACGTAATTCATAAGACTTCTGATGCCATTAGGAACTATGTATAACCATATAGAATTTGCCTGCAGTTTGGTCATTCAAGCTTGATTATTTTCATGGGTAACAAAGCTACAGGTAGTTGATCTACAGGAACAATTACACATACCCTGCGATCACTGATGGGTTTCAGATTTCTGAATGCTGAAAAAAAAACATCTCAAGGATTATACTTAACATAAAGCCACTATAATATAATGAATGACACAAAACATATagataattatgtaaaaagGATGTAGATTATATACTATAAATCAGAATAAAATAGAGGAAATTTAGAAACATACGGAGAGTAACAGCACCACTATCTGACAGTGTATCATTAAGCAAAATGCCTATGATCTTTGTTGAATTGTTCTCGGCATACCAAGTTGTATAGTGATTTATGCCAACAAAATCCAGGCTACCCTTGAGAAGACTGGACTGCTCTTTGGAAAATCTAGGTAATCTGCTTCCTACTCTAGTTCTCATCGAGCTGGGATAATCTCCAAATATCAAGGGGTCAACAAACCTGCACTTAGTGCACAAGTATCAAAATTAGCATTTTATAGCAGAAAGTCTTTATAGATATTAACATACCATCTGATAcgaatatattttgaatatgagaatattaaataatattgttCTGATTGAAGTAGAAAATCTAACCAGCCCAAGTGAAACTCTATTGCTCGCTGTGTAGCTTGTATGTCTT includes:
- the LOC108200928 gene encoding beta-glucosidase 40-like, producing MLRLKRCMSLVFLVGLLYLWEVCLAANNASIVIKRSSFPKGFIFGTASSAYQYEGAVKEDGRGQTIWDKLAHSTGKVIDSSNADVAVDQYHRFHDDIKLMKDMGMDAYRFSIAWSRIFPDGSGQMNQAGVDHYNNLINALLANGIEPYVTLYHWDLPLALADKYQGWLSSRIINDFATYAETCFQKFGDRVKNWITFNEPHNFATYEDIVGLQAPRAGNSETERYIPGHHVLLAHAAAMDIYRKKYKGKQQGSVGITLDSFWYEPATNSPEDIHATQRAMEFYLGWFLDPLMFGDYPYSMRTRLGSRLPKFSTSESTLLKGSLDFVGINHYTTWYAKNKLNNSTGSVHNDTMPDSGAVTLPFRNGKPIGDRAHSKWLYIVPHGIRSLMNYVKTRYGNPLVIITENGMDDQNIPTMPIKNALKDEKRIQYLNNYLTNLLASIKEDGCNVKGYFAWSLLDNWEWTSGYTSRFGLYYVDYKDNLKRYAKDSAHWFKNFLASS
- the LOC108203160 gene encoding uncharacterized protein LOC108203160, which gives rise to MGQKRSFDEEGLQELFFKHPKQLNYTEHATSPPETNHPYGASQKADIPGDVLVNVSGSHSKDNVSNAQSEFNDKEFKPRAPGSWGISSTMEEDMGSRTVLYSSVFPELFEFSFPRRSVIQFEDTYSSLLNSAPRKEVPIGPDHQADVPVWDPTLAENYSIGFTDVNTDYTRKPFVGSSVIPMPELESSDVLGKTIGKKLECSCLDGGSVRCVQQHVNEAREELKEAIGLGKFVDLGFLEMGEEVAYRWTEEEEQMFHEVVYSNPVSHGRNFWVHLSLAFPTRSKKELVSYYFNVFMLRRRAAQNRSSWLDIDSDDDEWRQVGGPFGMEREDEKLAAISFDQDVRVDHGDDSQNEYDDDSSSDGNGDDNDDGDEHDIDDNGDDRLQFGEPDATDNMEGRYHSSKGKSEYSLDDHRVDHIPHNLAKSLGSFNKELLDVREDSCESIQPCVTGSDHPSDERVPLQGTMVNSAGEKILDEIGHGSTDKFGPQYALESCESKVWDVTYPVGLMTSFDLLPTCNMMEEIFGPCNWNKSSNDKSVS